The DNA segment AGAGCCTGCCTGTCCCTGGGGCCCTGGAGCAGGTGGCCAATCGGCTGAGCAGCAGAGTGGCTGCAGAGGTTCCTCATGGCAGTAAGCAGGAACTGCCAGACCTCAGGGGTGAGTGGCACAGGTGGCATGGGTGCTGGCCAGGCTGGTTACACTCACAGGGAACTCTTGGGCCTGGGAGTCAATGTTTGGCTCCAGGTTGGCCACAGCTTTCTCTCTGGCATGCAAAGCACCAAGGAGACACTCGGCTTTCTTCACTCTTGAGCTTTTCCTGTCCCAGGCATACATGGCCTTGAGCCTTGGTCAAGGGAGGGGCATCCAGAGAAGCAGTAGTCATGGTCATCAAGAGCTCACACCCAGACTCAGTTCATTTGCTGACTTTGACTCTTGATAGCTGTGTGATCTTCTGCATGAAACTGCCTTGTCTGTTCATTGATTCTCAGGTCATTATTGAGTAGTGATAGGCATTGTGCTGGACCCTAGGGATGTGAGAGATGCAAAACAGACCTGGCCCTTGTCCTTGGGACCATTGAAGTTGGGGAAGCAGATAGGCAGTGATAAGGGCTCTGCAGAAGAGGGTGCAGACAGGGCACAACAGAGACAGTGGCTCGCACCTCCAACCTAGTGTTTGGGGTGTGAGTTAAGCTGCAGAGGGTGGCTAGGCCTTAGCTCTTTGAAGTGTGTGTCTGACAGGTTAGTGTCTGTGTGAAAACCCATGCCAGGACACCCTGGTACATTAGAGATCCAAAGGCATTCCACTGACTGGACCACAGAACAGAAGGgttctgcctcctgctctgtgtccttgggcacaactcttcctttttctgagcctcagtttcctttttacAAACTAGACAGGCCAATTCCCACCTCATTAGGGTCATTTTATGAGTGGGAGGGGTTGACGGAAGCAAAACACTCGCAGGGAGTCTGGGTGAGGGGGTGCccagaggaggagaggtgggagagCAGAGCCTGTGCGGCCTCACAGCTGGCTCTATTGGCCTCCGTTTTACCCTCCAGCCCAGAGCCTGACCACCTGCGAGGTCTGCGGTGCCTGCTTTGAAACACGCAAGGGCCTGTCCAGCCACGCGCGCTCCCACCTGCGGCAGCTGGGGGTGGCTGAGTCGGAAAGCAGCGGTGCCCCCATCGACCTCCTCTACGAGCTCGTGAAGCAGAAGGGCCTGCCTGACACACCCCTTGGGCTGCCCCCAGGCCTGACTAAGAAGTCCAGCTCGCCGAAGGAAGTGGTTGCTGGGGCTCCTCGACCTGGCCTACTTGCTCTGGCCAAGCCCCTCGATGCCCCTGCTGTCAACAAGGCCATCAAGTCACCTCCCGGCTTCTCGGCCAAGGGTCTGGCCCACCCACCCAGCTCCCCACTCCTCAAGAAGGCATCACTGGCCCTGGCGGGCTCCCCTACCCCCAAGAATCCTGAGGACAAGAGCCCCCAGCTGTCTCTGAGCCCCCGGCCGACCTCCCCAAAGACACAGTGGCCCCAGTCTGAGGACGAGGGgcctctgaacctcagtgagtgTGGGTCCTGGGAGCTGAGGGAGGTCCTGATGCTGGGAGAGGTGGGGCTCAGGTTGGGCTGCAGGGCTCAGGGTGGGGGCAGTGGAGACTACAGCACCTGCATCCTAGGTTGACTGGGTCAGGGTGTTGGTCAGGATGCTTGTCTCCTATGGGACTGGCCACGCTCACTGCGTATTATCATCTGTCTCCCATTTCACTtcgcttttttttcccccagaggccTAGCTGTGGTTACTGAGCCTGCCAGGGTCATCCTCACCATTTAGGGGCAGCTTTTGGCCTTCTCTGGGCCCAAGGGTTGGggagcaaaggaaaccaggacTACTGTGGCACACCATGGGTTCTGCAGGTAGACAGATGGTCCACCTGACAGGAGGTCCTGTGGTTGGCCCTGTCTCCAGGTCCTTTTCAGAGGTACTTCTGTGCCCAGGGGTGGAGCCCTACCTCCTGGGCTGCCGTGGGCATGGCAAAGAAAGgcttggggaggagttccctggtggcctggcattaaggatccagtattgtcactgctgtggtgtgggttcagtctcttgcctgggaacttctgcatgctgcaggtacagccaaaaaaaaagaaaaaaaaagggggggggagagaaaggctTGGGAAGAAACCTACCAGGCATGGTGGTTTAACAAAGGCATCCCTTAGGAAGTCAGGCCTTCCCACACATCTGTGGGCATTAAATCTAGGGGTAAGCCTAAGGTCTAGCTCCCTGCCCTGTGGGGCACCCCAGTTGTGCCTCATGTTCCAGTGAAGCTACTTCCATCATCTGCTGTATGTCTAGGAGCACAGTTCTGAGCAGGTGTGCCCTTGATTGTTTGATACTTAGCAGCTAGTGGGCCCTTGCTTTGCACCCCTTACTTATCCTGCACAGCTCCCATAGCTGGAGTCCCTGGGAAGAGGGCCTGGGTCCATCAGATTTGGCCACtgcctctgtaacctacatccTTAAGCTCTCTACACTCACCTTGATGCCAGAGGGCTAGGCAGGGAGCAGGACTTCTGCTTCTCAAAACCTCCTAAAATAAATCCGTGGCACGAGTCTTGGACTTCAACCAGCCTGGGCAGCTGAGAATCACACCAGGCCCTCCCACCTCAATTCCCCAGGGCCAGCCAAGGTGGCGGCCGTGAACCCCCCTGTGTTTTGTCTCCGCAGCTTTAGATAGTGACGGGGGCAGAGAGCTGGACTGCCAGCTGTGCGGTGCCTGGTTTGAGACCCGCAAGGGCCTGTCCAGCCACGCCCGTGCCCACCTGCGCCACCTGGGCGTCAGCGACCCGGACGCCAAGGGATCCCCCATAGACGTGCTCCACGGGCTCATCAGGAGGGACGGCGTCCAGATCCGCCTCCCACCCGGGCGCGGCGCCCTGGCCCAGCTGGGGCGGCCTCCTCCCTCTGCGGCCCTCTCCTTGCTCCCCCCCCCACCGTCGGCCAAGAAGGCCAAGCTGAAGGCCGCGGGTATGGCCAGCCCCTGGGGGAAGCAGGACCTCTCAGCCGCCGCAGCCGCTGGCATTTTCTGGGCCTCTGATGTGGAGCCGTCTCCTCTCAACCTCTGTAGGTTCTCGCTTCagccgcctcctcctccctgtgggCCCTGGAGCCCCTCCCAGGGGGGGTCACAGCTCCCTCCCTACTCCCACTCTGCTGGGGCAGGGAGTGGACAGGGGCCCTTAGCAGTGGACCATTTCTGCCCAGAGATCTTATTGGCTGCTGGGCCTTCTCTCTTGGCCTTTGATCTCCATGACTGAGACCTTCCCTAAGAACAAAGGCCAAGGGTGGGGTGCTACCTTTTGGTGTAGAAGGTGCCCATGGTTGCCCCAGTCTGGATGGCAGGGCTGCCACTTCCTGCCCCCATCCTTGTTGGGACCCGCAGAGCCATGGAGTCTTGATTCTGTCCTTTTCTGCCAGGACCCAGGGCCCATGTGCTCTCTGGAGCCTCCCTGTGCTCTTGCCAGGTGTCTGGCCCCCTCAACCCAGTCCTCAGTTCCCTCACTTGCACCTGCCCTCTGCCACCAACCCCAGCCCATGGACGTGCTGCTGTCCACGCCCAACCAACCAGGAAACCCACAAGTGATGATGCTAATGGCATCCATGGTGCTGACTGCCCTTTTCTCCTGCTGTAGCCTCGGGCCCAGAGCCAGCACGCGACATCCGCTGTGAGTTCTGCGGCGAGTTCTTCGAGAACCGAAAGGGCCTATCGAGCCATGCACGCTCCCACCTGCGGCAGATGGGCGTGACTGAGTGGTACGTCAACGGCTCACCCATCGACACGCTGCGGGAGATCCTCAAGAGACGGACCCAGTCCCGGCCTGGCGGACCCCCCAACCCGTCAGGGCCTAGCCCAAAAGCCCTGGCCAAGGTAGTGGGCAGCGGAGGTCCTGGCAGCTCGCTGGAAGCCCGCAGCCCCGCAGACCTTCACCTTTCACCCCTGGCCAAGAAGTTGCCGCCGCCACCAGGCAGCCCCCTGGGCCACTCACCAactgcctctcctcctcccacgGCCCGGAAGATGTTCCCAGGCCTCTCCTCACCCTCCCTGCCCAAGAAGCTGAAGCCTGAACAAATGCGGGTGGAGATCAAGCGGGAGATGCTGCCGGGGGCCCTTCATGGGGAGCCGCACCCATCTGAGGGTCCCTGGGTGGCGTCTCGGGAAGACCTGACCCCCTTGAACCTGTGTAAGTGTGACCCTGGGGCAGGACAGGGAGAACAAGTAGAGGGGTCTTCCCTGGCACCCCTCCCAGGGGGTATCCAGAACACCTGGGGTTGAAATGGAAGGGAAGTACACAGTTCAGAGGACAGGGGCTAGCTGTATGTTCCTGCTACACGGACCTTCAACTGCGCTGCTGCTTGATTAATCTTCATTCCTATGAGGGAGGCAGAATTGTGTCATTAGGCAAAGAGATTCTATCTTTGTGCCATCTTTAATCAGTTGGTAGTGGCTACCATCCAGATTCATAGAGAGACAGGCTGCTGCATCAGTTGGTGATGTCTGCCGTGGGCAAGAGTAGAGGTATTGGAAATGGGTGCCTTTCTGATATTCCTGGTTACTAAGTGCTTGACATTTGGAGTTCAAGTTAAGGTCTCAGCTTCTCCACAGTCCAGCAAGATATGACCTTGGGCAGTTTCCTCTTTTGGAAGATGGAGATCAGCATGGTTCCAACTCTGTACAGCTTTCCAAAGTGGTGTAAAGCTCTTAGCTTTAGCACAAGCTCTGTGTATGAAATAGTTGTAACATCCTTGTCACTCACTTCCCTCTCAAACTGTCCCTATATTCATTCTGCTCAGGCTggctgagctcctgctgtgtgccAAGCAGGTGAGGATGGCCCAGGCTTCTGCCTTAGTGCTCACCTGCATTTTATGTCTTCTCTGTACCACATGCTTTGAATTGCTCTTGCTTTAGGGCTCCCCTGCCCCAGTGCCACAGGGAAGTGTTttccatctccattttacagaggaggaaactgaaactcagtgTCACAGTATCACACAGAGGGTCACAGCCAAGCTTGCATCTGAGTCCAGGATCCAGGGAGCACTTGCTCCTGAGTACTTCACAATGTCATAGAGAGCTGTCATGAAGCCAGCTAGAATTTGAGGTGACAGAACAAGCAGAAGGGCTGGATGATGTGCACAGGGGCCTCTGGAGGCATATGAGGGAGCAGGTCTTTCAGGTCTGGGGCTGCATGGATGGGAAAACTGGGCACTTAACACTGACCTTGAGCTTGAAGGCTTCCTGCCCACAGCCACCgcctccttctcccccctcccccgaccccctgcAGCATCCCGGGCAGAGCCAGTGCGTGACATCCGCTGTGAGTTCTGCGGCGAGTTCTTCGAGAACCGAAAGGGCCTATCGAGCCATGCACGCTCCCACCTGCGGCAGATGGGCGTGACTGAGTGGTCTGTCAACGGCTCACCCATTGACACGCTGCGGGAGATCCTCAAGAAGAAGTCTAAGCCATGCCTCATCAAGAAAGAGCCACCGGCTGGAGACCTGGCCCCTGCCTTGGCTGAGGATGGGCCCCCCACAGTGGCTCCTGGGCCCCTGCAGGCCCCCCTGCCGCTAGCACCAATGGCTGGCCGGCTGGGCAAGCCAGGAGCTGGGCCAGCCCAGGTTCCCCGAGAGCTCAGCCTGGCACCCATCACTGGTGCCAAGCCTTCAGCCACCGGCTACCTGGGCTCGGTGGCAGCCAAGCGGCCCCTGCAGGAGGACCGCCTCCTCTCAGCAGAGGTCAAGGCCAAGACCTACATCCAGACTGAACTGCCCTTCAAGGCAAAGACCCTCCATGAGAAGACCTCCCACTCCTGTAAGCAGCGGGTGGCAGGGTCCTGGGAGGGCATCTGCCAGGGCCTATAGGGCTGGGCAATGCCATGCATACACTTATCCTCAGTGGGGATCAAAGCCCCAGTGGGAGGCGGGACTGGCTCCTGACCTGGGCTGTGCCTTCTGGGTACCCTTGCTCCCTTCGGGCTGGGGCTTAGCAGCACCCCCTCTGCCTGCAGCCACTGAGGCCTGCTGCGAGCTGTGTGGCCTTTACTTCGAAAACCGCAAGGCCTTGGCCAGTCACGCACGGGCACACCTGCGGCAGTTCGGCGTGACTGAGTGGTGCGTGAACGGCTCACCCATCGAGACACTGAGTGAGTGGATCAAGCACCGGCCCCAGAAGGTGGGCGCCTACCGCAGCTACATCCAGGGCGGCCGTCCCTTCACCAAGAAGTTTCGCAGTGCCGGCCACGGCCGCGATGGCGACAAGCGGCTGCCCCTGGGGCTGGCACCCGGGGGCCTGGCTGTGGTGGGCCGCAGTGCTGGGGGTGAGCCAGGACCCGAGGCTGGCCGGGCAGCTGACAGTGGTGAGCGGCCTCTGGCAGCCAGCCCACCAGGCACTGTGAAGGCTGAGGAGCACCAGCGGCAGAACATCAACAGTGAGTGCTGGTGGAGGAGGGTCATGAGCTGCCACCTGCTGGGGTCCACTCAGCTGCCCCCTGGGTTCTCTGTTGTGCATTTGCCCTTAAGTCACTTTCCCAGTTGCTCTCCTCTTCACTTATCCATTCTGCATCCCACCTGTCCCAAGGTCCAGGAGGTGTCCAGTCACCAGCTGTCCTGAATTAAAATTCCCTGCAAAGGCTGCCCTTTCATTTGCTGAAGGCAGGACCCTTCTCAGGGGCCTTGCCCTCTGGCTTATCTCCCATCCCTCTTCCTACCTTTCCCTGCCTTAGAATTTGAACGCCGACAAGCCCGCCCTCCAGATGCCTCTGCGGCCCGGGGGGGTGAGGAGGCCAATGACCTGcagcagaagctggaggaggTGCGGCAACCTCCACCCCGGGTTCGGCCAGTCCCCTCCCTGGTGCCCCGGCCCCCCCAGACATCACTCGTCAAGTTCGTTGGCAACATCTACACCCTCAAGTGCAGGTATGcagcccccaggggagggggggagaccACTCACCTGGGGATAGGCTGGCCAGAGCCTCTGATCGGGACTGGGGCTGGTCGAGGCAGGAAATATAGCCTCAAGGACTGCTCTGGGGTGTGCCTGGACCCAGGTTAAGGCTTCCTCACACACGGCAGCACCTCAGAGCACTGGGCTGAGACCCTAGGCTTTGTAGCCAGTAAGACCTGGGCTCAGTTGCTACCTCTGACATCAGCTTAGTGACCTTAAGCAAGAATTTCCTGCTCCATACCTCAATATTCCCACCTATAAAACAGACCTACATAATAGATTTGTTATGAGGACTCAAAGAGTCAAGTATTTATGAAGCACTCGAACTATGCCAGATGCATGGTAATCACTTGGCAAGTGTTTGcctgattaagaaaaaaataggtctTAGTTCATTCTTACCAAAGTCCATGGGTACATCAGAAGCCAGGAAACTGAGAATCTGAGATGTCCGGTGCCTGCCTCAGACCACACAGCCAAGTCAGAagtaggattcaaacccaagtctctGAAGCCATGAGCTCGAGTTCTGGGCCCTTATGCCACGAGGCCTCTTTTGGGGCTGAGAAGAAAGGGAGCTGGTGAGTTGGATGCATGAGTAGGGTACGTGGGAGTTAGTGCTTAACCCTTCTTTCCCTGGCTCCCATCCTTCTGTCCTGGGGCCTGGTGGGATAGGATCTGCTTCTCTAGGCCCTCTCCCACCTTGGAGGACATGCTTCAGTCAGCTGGTAGAGATGCTTGGGAAGCCAGATGGCCCATACCCAGCACCTGAGCCAGCAGACTGCCCTGAGCATAATAACAGGGGTCTCCATGTTGGAGACCGGTCTTACCATGACTCCACGTTGGGAAGAGGTAGCTGTACATGGGAGAACATCTAGCTTCTGGGTTCCTCTTCCCTCAAGGCCTGGATTTTCTTTGTTCACACTGAGTAGCAGCAGGTGTGCCTGATGCTCAGGGTGTAGCCAGGGCTATGCTTCTGCCTTTCCTCACTGCAGTGGccactccttcctctctctgttcCCTGACACAGGTTCTGTGAGGTGGAATTCCAGGGGCCCCTCTCCATCCAGGAGGAGTGGGTGCGGCACTTACAGCGGCACATCCTGGAGATGAATTTCTCCAAAGCGGACCCCCCGCCCGAGGAGCCTCAGGCCCCACAGGCACAGACAGCGGCGACAGAGGCACCCTAACACAAAAGCATTCCAGATACCCTCTCATGCCACCTGTctatctcctcttcctcctcagtctccttctcccactcccccttgTTTCTTTTCCGTTTCCAAAGGAGCAAGCCAAAACCTCAAACCGGCACCTTTTAGGGGCCGGGCACACTACAGCCGGGGCACTGGAAGCCAGCTAGCCACCCTTCCCCTAGCCCAAAGACTCTGGGGCCACACACAGGGCATCTTCCTTCAGCCCAcacccacctgcccacctggTTCGACAGGGGCAGTGGCCAGGTCTCTGGTGGCAGCCCATCTGTTCAcgaggaaggaagggcagagctCTCCCATGTCTAGAAGCCAGGCAGGGCTGTTTGCCATGCGTGGCCATTTGCAAAGACCCAAAGGACTCCTGTCTCGGTTCCCTCTTGCCCCGTGAATATCctcacacgcacgcacgcacgcacacacgtaCCTCGTGAGACCCGGGAATCTGCCCTAGCCCTCCAGTTCCCGAGTCAAACGACGACCACAGACCACATCATGCCACGGTGCTTGCTCAGGGGAAGGCATGCTCCCTCTGTGGCCTGCTGCCGGGGCCTGGGAGCCCCCCCACTGAGCCCACAATGCCACGGAAATCCTTGTtgaccgcccccccacccccgcaagaGGGGCCTTCCCAGCTGGGAAGAGCTTGGAGTTGACAGCTGCCTCCTGCCATGTCAAGGTCCCCCAGAGCCTTGGGGGctctggggcctgggagggggtgggggtgggactctccttccccaccttcACCCCCCTCCCTCTTTTCACTGTTGCTTTCTATGTATAGCTCCCTAGacctttcacttttttaaaaacgcGTTTTGTGTAGAGAATAAGGAACGTGGATCTTTTTATTTTGCAATCCTGGGCCAGCTAGAAACCCAGAGCTGATTGACCTTTTAACTTTTTTCAGTGGCCACATTTTGGTTATTGATGTACCTAGAAGTATGTAAATTAGATTAAAtttctcttctggaaacaccCCGGGGCAGGCGGCCAGCGTGTGTTTTTCTGTCAAGTGGACAGGCTGGCATTGTCTGTCTGGCAGCCAGGGCTGGGATCGAGCCGCCTCCGCCAAAAGCCCCTGGAAGCCCTGAGTTTTCCCGCTGGCCGCCATGCCCACCAGACCTGTCTGGGGATGCGCCCAAGTTCCCAGCTGTTGGCCCTTGATGGTatgatgggtgggggtgggggctctgtcAGCTGGTGAAGAGTCTCCTGTGAGCCAAGGAGAGGAACCAGGGCTCTGGGCAGCTGGTCTGGGAAGGGAGCCAGGATTGAGAAGTGTTTAAGGCCGGAAGGGCTCTTCTGAGGGCAGGAGCTGTCCAGTGAGGGTGTGGGGGCACtcgctggggtggggggtgaagtaCACAGCTGCTGGGAGGCTTCAGAGAGCTGGGATGGGCCTGCCTTCAAAACATGTGACTTGTCTggagacacatgcaccctgaACCCAACTAACATGAGGGGAAAAAGAGAGCTGCTGGCTCCTTTTcgatgttatttattttctcgttctacaaatgtttattgaacatttcTGAGATTTTAACAGATTTTTGTTGGCTGCTCCTTCTTGTTTATTGCATGTGGTTTTTCAGCTCATCATTTTCACATAAAACAGCCAAGGGCTGAAAAGTGGGAATGACCTCATGGGGCAGGGGCCTCCTCTATTCCCAGCCCTTTTatcctgcgccccccccccccatgtcccTGTCTGGGAAGGAGGGGCAAACAAGCTGTGATAACATGCCTGCAAGAGTGGTCTGGCCTGCATACTTGGCTTTTCTGCTCCTGTGAGATCAGGACACACATCTTGTCTGGTGGAGGAAAGCATCCACTGCTTAAATCTAACCCATGCTGTGGGTGGGCATGTCTGAGAGTTTTGAAAGAGGGGGTGGCATCTCTTGGGATAAGAGCTGATCCAAAGGCATctctttttcaacattttatgcgttagtggggtttttttgtttgtttgtttttaaagtgatgtaaggagttcccattgtggctcagtggtaacaaactcgactggtatccatgaggactcgggttccctccctggcctcactcagtgggtttaaaggatccattgttgccgtgagctgtggtgtatgtaggtcgcagactcggctcaggtctggtgttgctgtggctatggcataggtcagcagctacagctgattcgacccctagcccgggaacttccatatgctgtgggtgtggccctaaaaagccaaaaaaaaaaaagtaaactggatGTAAAAAAAGTTCAAACTATACAAGAACTTATAAAGTAAAATGGGAGGCCCTTCCTCACCCACAGTTGAGCAGTGTCAGTCCTTGAAATGGTCAAATGCAGTTCTTGACACACAGTGATCTTTTCCTAAAATTCATGAGCATACTCCTCCTTTtaagaaattctaggagttcccactaaaATGGCGCaacgggttaaagatctggcgttgctgcagatggggctcagatttgatccctggcctgggaatttccacaggctgtgggtacagcagaaaaaaaaaaaaaaattctactgtcCCTCTTGAGACAGCATTGGATGTTAATCAAGTCATCAAATGAGAGTAAAATATGGCAGTGGTACATGCCAAGGAGAAAGCTATAAGATCCTAGAGAGGAGTGCTGGTAGTTTGCAGGGCAGGCAGGTATCCCTAAGGGTGACACTGAAATGAGGCCCACAGTTAGAGTGCACATTAATCAGAGCTTCATATGCTTCATATATGGAGTTTCTCAATGCACCATGACCCATGGGGCAGCAAATTCTGCATAAGCCTCATTTTTGAATAAGGAGTTGTTAAAGATATTTTATCATGGAGAATTCCAACCATACAAAAgtggaatggggagttcccgtcgtggcgcagtggttaatgaatccgactaggaaccatgaggttgcgggttcggtccctgcccttgctcagtgggttaaggatccggcgttaccgtgagctgtggtgtaggttgcagacgtggctcggatcctgcgttgctgtggctctggcgtaggccggtggctacagctccgattggacccctagcctgggaatctccatatgccgcgggagcggcccaagaaatagcaaaaaaagaccaaaaaaagtggaATGGTAAAAGGAACTATCATCTACTCAACAGTTATAAATTCATGACCAATCTCTTCAGCTGTAAACCCTCTGTgcccttctccctttcccccatCTGAATTATGGTGAAGCACATCCTGGTCATCAGTCAGATCAGTTAATCTCTTAATATTTCCGCATATTTCTCTGAAGGATATGGACTTAAAAAGTGCAATTGTTAAACTAAAGAAAGGGACAGTTCTTCAATATCAATTAATGTCAGCAGCACcatactttaaaacaaacttttaaagtaaaaccaaaaaaaatagtcATACAGTTTGAATTCGCACAAACACACAAGTACAGTTtacagtgtctacagctctgtcAAGTCATCTCCTAGAAGATATGAGATGTCTCTGACAGTGGGTCCCACACACCCAGTGCGGGTGCTGGGGACAGCCTGGCTGGGCTACTGCAGGGGTTCTAAAGTCCAAAACAAACAGGTTTAGAGAGGAAGTTCCCACTTTAACACTTGTGTCAAGGATCATGAGTGATGAAGTCCAAGcctcaattttatcttttaaatggggatttttaaaagagtttccTTGTAGATATGAAGGAGCATTTACAtgataatacaaatatatatagcatatatgtaatataaacatGCTATATATTTGTTATGTAATGGTAGATAACCAAATGCAACATTTCAGCACACCTGGCACTgggctgaatttttaaaatttcttctttgggtgcaccccccccaacacacacacatgcagaaatCCCTGGGCTGGAGGTCCAACTGTGCCCCAGGAGCTACCTGAGAttctgcagtgacaacaggattcttaacctacagagccacaagagaactctgactgatttcttttttctgctttttagggccgcacctgtggcatatggaggttcccccagctaagggtcaaattggagctgtggcccatgccacagctacaatcACAGCAACTCCACTTCCcacccgcgtctgcaaccttcaccacagctcacagcagcgccagatcgttatcacactgagcaaggccagagatggaacctgcatcctcatggatccaggTCGGgtttgtttcggctgagccacaacaggaattcggAATGAATTATTTACATTTATCTCACATGTCTGACCATGTGCCCCGTATCTTGTTTGGCGCTTAGTTATAATTTTCATTCCAACATGGCTCTACCGGGTTCGTTATGAAGGCCAGAGAAGTCAGAAATAGTCTAGGTTGCCATAATACCCTCGAGGCAAAGCCGGGATTGGAGCAGCACCCTGAGCTGTTGAGCCGGCTCCCTCTGGCGGGCTTCCAGGACACAGGCCCACCTCCCGCCCGGCCCCGCTTGGGCCTCAGGTCTTTCCGTAGTGCACAGCTCCTCCCCTTCGAACTCTACAGGATTCCACCTCCCGGCCGTCTTCTCTCAGCCAATAACCGTAGTGTCGGCATAACGAGAGGCGGGAATAGGGCGGGGCGATCATGAGATTGACGGTGCCCTCAGCCACGGGCATAGGGACTCTCCGAGATCGACAGCAAGGTCATCCAACAAGCGTGAAGCTAGGGTCCGGCGTGAGCCAATGCGGTCGGGAGGCGGGGCTCAGCTGTGTGTAGAAGGGGCTTGGGGGATTGTCGCCGCTATCGCGGCTTTGGACGCGTGGAACCCCCTGCTGTAGTCTTCAGGTGTAGTGTTAGCTGCTGCCATGAGCTACACAGGTGAGCCTGGCAGGGTAGGGGTCGGGCTCCGGGTGGGGAGGGACAGGGGTGTGCCAGGGCCGGGCCAGGCTTGTCCGCGACTCCCCCGGGGCTTGGACACTACTCTTTCTGCGGTCACAAAATGGCGCCGTGGGCCCGTCGCCTCAGTTTCGCGCCCCTCTCGTCTCGGCGTCTCAGGTTCTCTGTCCTGGCAGCTTTGGGTCTCGGCTCCTGGCCGCCCTAAGTCTTGTCTTCTGTCATCTATATCTGTGGTCCTCGGCCTCGGTTCCTGAGTACTCTCG comes from the Phacochoerus africanus isolate WHEZ1 chromosome 4, ROS_Pafr_v1, whole genome shotgun sequence genome and includes:
- the WIZ gene encoding protein Wiz isoform X7, with product MAASTAQCRVTKAESKAAAGPRAGGARERAPAGAPPPGPPSPGPAALPAPPPPPPPPPPPPPQRDGPKAEPEPGPGPAPAPGLGSEENTMVAMDLGSPSLPKKSLPVPGALEQVANRLSSRVAAEVPHGSKQELPDLRAQSLTTCEVCGACFETRKGLSSHARSHLRQLGVAESESSGAPIDLLYELVKQKGLPDTPLGLPPGLTKKSSSPKEVVAGAPRPGLLALAKPLDAPAVNKAIKSPPGFSAKGLAHPPSSPLLKKASLALAGSPTPKNPEDKSPQLSLSPRPTSPKTQWPQSEDEGPLNLTLDSDGGRELDCQLCGAWFETRKGLSSHARAHLRHLGVSDPDAKGSPIDVLHGLIRRDGVQIRLPPGRGALAQLGRPPPSAALSLLPPPPSAKKAKLKAAGMASPWGKQDLSAAAAAGIFWASDVEPSPLNLSSGPEPARDIRCEFCGEFFENRKGLSSHARSHLRQMGVTEWYVNGSPIDTLREILKRRTQSRPGGPPNPSGPSPKALAKVVGSGGPGSSLEARSPADLHLSPLAKKLPPPPGSPLGHSPTASPPPTARKMFPGLSSPSLPKKLKPEQMRVEIKREMLPGALHGEPHPSEGPWVASREDLTPLNLSSRAEPVRDIRCEFCGEFFENRKGLSSHARSHLRQMGVTEWSVNGSPIDTLREILKKKSKPCLIKKEPPAGDLAPALAEDGPPTVAPGPLQAPLPLAPMAGRLGKPGAGPAQVPRELSLAPITGAKPSATGYLGSVAAKRPLQEDRLLSAEVKAKTYIQTELPFKAKTLHEKTSHSSTEACCELCGLYFENRKALASHARAHLRQFGVTEWCVNGSPIETLSEWIKHRPQKVGAYRSYIQGGRPFTKKFRSAGHGRDGDKRLPLGLAPGGLAVVGRSAGGEPGPEAGRAADSGERPLAASPPGTVKAEEHQRQNINKFERRQARPPDASAARGGEEANDLQQKLEEVRQPPPRVRPVPSLVPRPPQTSLVKFVGNIYTLKCRFCEVEFQGPLSIQEEWVRHLQRHILEMNFSKADPPPEEPQAPQAQTAATEAP
- the WIZ gene encoding protein Wiz isoform X8; this encodes MAASTAQCRVTKAESKAAAGPRAGGARERAPAGAPPPGPPSPGPAALPAPPPPPPPPPPPPPQRDGPKAEPEPGPGPAPAPGLGSEENTMVAMDLGSPSLPKKSLPVPGALEQVANRLSSRVAAEVPHGSKQELPDLRAQSLTTCEVCGACFETRKGLSSHARSHLRQLGVAESESSGAPIDLLYELVKQKGLPDTPLGLPPGLTKKSSSPKEVVAGAPRPGLLALAKPLDAPAVNKAIKSPPGFSAKGLAHPPSSPLLKKASLALAGSPTPKNPEDKSPQLSLSPRPTSPKTQWPQSEDEGPLNLTSGPEPARDIRCEFCGEFFENRKGLSSHARSHLRQMGVTEWYVNGSPIDTLREILKRRTQSRPGGPPNPSGPSPKALAKVVGSGGPGSSLEARSPADLHLSPLAKKLPPPPGSPLGHSPTASPPPTARKMFPGLSSPSLPKKLKPEQMRVEIKREMLPGALHGEPHPSEGPWVASREDLTPLNLSSRAEPVRDIRCEFCGEFFENRKGLSSHARSHLRQMGVTEWSVNGSPIDTLREILKKKSKPCLIKKEPPAGDLAPALAEDGPPTVAPGPLQAPLPLAPMAGRLGKPGAGPAQVPRELSLAPITGAKPSATGYLGSVAAKRPLQEDRLLSAEVKAKTYIQTELPFKAKTLHEKTSHSSTEACCELCGLYFENRKALASHARAHLRQFGVTEWCVNGSPIETLSEWIKHRPQKVGAYRSYIQGGRPFTKKFRSAGHGRDGDKRLPLGLAPGGLAVVGRSAGGEPGPEAGRAADSGERPLAASPPGTVKAEEHQRQNINKFERRQARPPDASAARGGEEANDLQQKLEEVRQPPPRVRPVPSLVPRPPQTSLVKFVGNIYTLKCRFCEVEFQGPLSIQEEWVRHLQRHILEMNFSKADPPPEEPQAPQAQTAATEAP